In Salvelinus sp. IW2-2015 linkage group LG23, ASM291031v2, whole genome shotgun sequence, a genomic segment contains:
- the LOC111950972 gene encoding ras and Rab interactor 2-like — MQEDPVYDFPEPVGELVGERRACSQRGSLKNISVLDRLLLTHPVWLQLSINSATALHILQREPPGTFLVRKSNTSQKKVLCVRLADDSVPSFVKQFVIREVDSTFSLERAAIGFPDLFRLIAFYCVSRDVLPFPLELPEAIVKASSHKQLESISHMGVEFWSSQLNFRGPRNGPPPVEAAPLPPSPTPEDCATPQESPTLFQEFCPIQTRSPRELNCGAAGQGALCFINPLFPQSHPALLKRHQFKRSLKVRVSTENSSPLSPPVAPPPPPPLLAKKNIKSKKVQRASGAVEARVEGEGGTAPVQEDSDYLQPCLVLPVLPQKTRVPPTLSPTAEEDYHVPLGLLQGLAQEKGGEEEVGLLLEQRYAPSLSELDSSSSLSSLEEAEESSERNPLTRGTSNPSPPCTLPPRQPVSVLRKLSAVFVSFFVPEKRVARLVEDLSRDRRTAFGVLVQDFLRQQREAIKPQCQRSSVELLQGIRFFLSQAKTFLLDCGELEPPIETMVPDDEKDLVLEKAMFRCVLKPLKGQIDRTLQTLHERDGSTQSMAESLAVARGKTPLECFGVRVGVPDAAGVEKVRQKLALMRRAYSPIDKVVLLLQVCKLIYKAMTDNSGKEFGADDFLPALSYVIVQCNMPELSVEVEYMMELLESSWLTGEGGYYLTSVYASLCLIQSPPEEMPSSGLTQGARDSLKDWSQRRSSQALSQKNIQQQLRCVKVLLQDGESSWLKTLQWRAGVSGEALTQLCAAKFGVDNPELYKLYWRNEGEIQALPAQAQIQDLQGQGSSGTPLIYQKAKLDGLKTCKLTREAAVDLVESH; from the exons ATGCAGGAGGACCCGGTGTATGATTTCCCTGAGCCGGTCGGGGAGCTGGTAGGAGAGAGGCGGGCTTGTTCTCAGCGTGGCTCCCTGAAGAACATCAGTGTGCTGGACCGTCTGCTTCTCACACACCCCGTCTGGCTGCAGCTGTCCATCAACTCTGCCACCGCTCTGCACATCCTACAGCGGGAGCCGCCTGGG ACCTTTCTGGTGCGCAAGTCCAACACCTCGCAGAAGAAAGTGCTGTGTGTCAGGCTTGCAGACGACAGCGTTCCCTCCTTTGTCAAACAATTTGTCATCCGCGAAGTGGACTCCA CCTTCTCTTTGGAGAGAGCGGCTATCGGTTTCCCTGACCTCTTCCGGCTCATTGCCTTCTACTGTGTTAGCCG GGATGTGTTGCCCTTCCCACTGGAGCTCCCTGAGGCCATAGTCAAGGCTTCATCCCACAAACAGCTGGAGTCCATTTCACACATGGGTGTGG AGTTCTGGAGCTCCCAGCTGAACTTCAGAGGTCCACGCAATGGGCCCCCACCTGTCGAGGCGGCACCGCTGCCCCCTAGCCCCACCCCTGAGGACTGTGCCACGCCCCAGGAGAGCCCCACCCTGTTCCAGGAGTTCTGCCCCATCCAAACACGCAGCCCCCGGGAGCTGAACTGCGGGGCAGCAGGCCAAGGGGCTCTCTGTTTCATCAACCCACTCTTCCCGCAATCCCATCCTGCACTGCTAAAACGCCACCAGTTCAAGCGCAGCCTCAAGGTGCGTGTCTCGACTGAGAACTCTAGCCCTTTGTCCCCACCAgttgcccctccccctcccccacctctGCTGGCCAAGAAAAATATTAAGAGCAAGAAGGTCCAGCGGGCCAGTGGAGCAGTGGAAGCCAgagtggagggtgagggagggacagCACCCGTCCAGGAGGACTCAGACTATTTGCAGCCATGCTTGGTTCTTCCAGTTCTTCCGCAGAAGACCAGGGTCCCACCCACACTGTCTCCCACTGCAGAGGAGGACTACCATGTGCCCTTAGGTCTCCTGCAGGGACTGGCCCAGGAaaaaggaggtgaggaggaggtgggTCTCCTGCTGGAGCAGAGATATGCTCCCTCCCTGAGTGAGCTGGACAGCAGCAGTTCCCTCAGCAGcctggaggaggcagaggagagctcAGAGCGAAATCCCCTCACCAGGGGCACCAGTAACCCCTCACCCCCATGCACCTTGCCCCCACGCCAGCCCGTCTCAGTCCTGCGCAAGCTGAGTGCAGTCTTTGTGTCCTTCTTTGTGCCAGAGAAGCGCGTGGCGAGGCTGGTGGAGGACCTGTCCCGTGACAGGAGGACTGCGTTTGGTGTCCTGGTGCAGGATTTCCTCAGGCAGCAGCGGGAGGCGATCAAGCCTCAATGCCAGAGATCTAGCGTAGAGCTACTGCAGGGCATCCGCTTCTTCCTCTCCCAGGCCAAGACCTTCCTGCTGGACTGTGGGGAGCTAGAGCCCCCAATTGAGACTATGGTGCCTGATGATGAGAAAG acCTGGTGCTGGAGAAAGCCATGTTCCGCTGTGTGCTGAAACCTCTGAAGGGACAGATAGACAGGACACTACAAACTCTGCATGAGCGAGACGGTTCCACCCAGAGCATGGCAGAGAGCCTGGCTGTGGCCAGGGGAAAGACCCCGTTGGAGTGTTTTGGAGTGCGGGTGGGAGTGCCGGATGCTGCCGGTGTGGAGAAGGTGCGGCAGAAGTTAGCTCTCATGAGGCGGGCTTACTCGCCCATTGACAAGGTTGTGCTGCTCCTGCAGGTCTGCAAGCTCATCTATAAAGCCATGACGGACAATTCAG GCAAGGAATTCGGTGCAGATGACTTCCTACCAGCCCTGTCCTATGTCATTGTACAGTGTAACATGCCAGAGCTGTCTGTGGAGGTGGAGTACATGATGGAGCTGCTGGAGTCATCATGGCTGACAGGGGAGG GTGGGTACTACCTGACCAGTGTGTATGCCAGCCTGTGCCTGATCCAGAGCCCGCCTGAAGAAATGCCCTCTAGCGGGCTGACCCAGGGGGCCAGAGACTCCCTGAAAGACTGGAGCCAGCGCCGGAGCAGCCAGGCTTTGAGCCAGAAAAACATACAACAGCAACTG AGGTGTGTCAAGGTTCTGCTTCAAGATGGAGAAAGCAGCTGGTTAAAAACCCTGCAATGGAGGGCAGGAGTTAGTGGGGAGGCCCTGACCCAGCTCTGTGCTGCTAAATTTGGGGTAGACAACCCAGAACTGTACAAGCTGTACTGGCGGAATGAGGGGGAGATTCAAGCCCTCCCAGCCCAGGCCCAGATCCAGGACCTACAGGGCCAAGGCAGCAGTGGAACACCCCTCATATACCAGAAAGCCAAACTGGATGGACTCAAGACTTGCAAACTAACAAGAGAGGCGGCTGTGGACCTTGTGGAATCACATTGA